In Agarivorans gilvus, one genomic interval encodes:
- a CDS encoding EamA family transporter translates to MRARDLVLIITVMVIWGCNFSMIKLGVKDFDPLLIAAVRFLCATFPMIFFVTKPNVKWRYLLAYGLVFGTGIWGMASSSITLGLASGMASVLLQLDVLTTVFVGVLLYKETLSARAVVGILISLLGLTVSIIYTNGNITWLGLLCITVAAICWPLAGVIIRMSKTRSAFAFNIWGMLFAPIPLIALSVAFNGWDVINATYQQWNSNAWMSVLFQAYPTTLFGYWVWNKMVLKYPMSQLAPLTLLVSVFALLSGYLVYGEQLTVPQWVSCSAFLIGIGLVLYPSKQQPQAPVNHLKRSYES, encoded by the coding sequence ATGCGAGCTAGAGATTTGGTACTGATTATTACTGTTATGGTCATATGGGGCTGTAACTTTTCGATGATAAAACTGGGCGTTAAAGACTTTGATCCCTTGTTAATTGCAGCGGTTCGCTTCTTATGCGCGACTTTTCCAATGATATTTTTTGTCACTAAACCCAATGTTAAATGGCGTTATTTGCTTGCTTACGGGCTGGTATTTGGCACCGGGATCTGGGGCATGGCTTCAAGTTCTATCACCCTTGGGCTGGCATCTGGAATGGCTTCGGTATTGCTTCAACTAGATGTATTAACAACGGTATTTGTTGGAGTGCTGCTTTATAAAGAAACCCTTTCGGCAAGAGCGGTGGTGGGTATTTTAATTTCACTGCTAGGGCTTACCGTTTCAATTATATACACCAACGGCAACATTACTTGGTTAGGTTTACTTTGCATAACGGTTGCCGCTATTTGCTGGCCGTTGGCTGGGGTGATCATACGCATGTCGAAAACGCGTTCAGCATTCGCATTTAACATATGGGGTATGTTGTTTGCGCCTATCCCATTAATTGCTTTAAGTGTGGCATTCAATGGCTGGGACGTTATCAATGCCACCTATCAACAATGGAACAGCAACGCATGGATGTCGGTGTTATTCCAAGCCTATCCCACCACTTTGTTCGGTTATTGGGTTTGGAACAAAATGGTTCTTAAATACCCGATGAGCCAACTGGCGCCATTAACGCTATTGGTATCGGTATTTGCCCTGCTAAGCGGTTACCTTGTGTACGGAGAGCAGCTTACCGTGCCCCAGTGGGTTTCCTGCAGTGCCTTTCTCATTGGTATTGGCTTGGTGTTATATCCGAGTAAACAGCAGCCTCAAGCTCCGGTTAATCACTTAAAACGTTCCTATGAGTCATAG
- a CDS encoding AI-2E family transporter, with protein MREGLKLPINSVMAMFLLLLLLVPALYFAKPLLLPIVLSSFIALLFSPLINYFENKGVPRSAIVIVLLGLLVSASALGLSAISEPAKQWWAELPSIVKNVSQEVNEVTKASSEQMDTPLDLGETMNINEMSNSTVLSLLKTVATTTPSILTQAMIMLFMVYFMLNNGRSLFRKSVSHLRGFSKQRQAVELVQALQKDLSRYIASITLVNLGLGLSVGLVFFALGLEDPFLWGAFAGVMNFAPYLGPVISMGSFAFVAYLQHDSVSFMVTVVSAYLLLNLIESQFVTPTLLGKRFNLNPLVIFIWLVFWGWLWGGMGLLIGVPLLVSLNILMSRLVFCSTKQGNVN; from the coding sequence GTGAGAGAAGGACTCAAGCTGCCAATCAATAGCGTAATGGCGATGTTTTTGCTGCTATTACTGCTAGTGCCTGCACTGTACTTTGCCAAACCCTTGCTGCTTCCTATTGTGCTTAGCAGCTTCATTGCACTGCTATTTAGCCCGCTAATCAATTATTTCGAAAATAAGGGAGTTCCCCGTAGCGCAATAGTGATTGTGCTTTTAGGGCTGCTGGTGAGTGCTTCCGCCCTAGGCTTAAGCGCCATCTCAGAACCGGCTAAACAGTGGTGGGCAGAGCTTCCCAGCATAGTCAAAAACGTTTCACAGGAAGTCAATGAAGTCACCAAAGCGTCATCGGAACAGATGGACACGCCTCTGGATCTTGGCGAAACAATGAACATCAATGAGATGAGCAATAGTACCGTACTTTCTCTGCTTAAAACTGTTGCTACCACCACACCAAGCATATTAACTCAGGCGATGATAATGCTGTTTATGGTGTACTTCATGCTGAATAATGGGCGCAGCCTGTTTCGCAAATCGGTGTCGCACTTACGGGGTTTCTCCAAACAACGCCAAGCCGTAGAGCTAGTACAGGCTTTACAAAAAGATCTATCGCGTTACATCGCCAGCATTACCTTAGTCAACCTTGGTTTGGGGCTTAGTGTTGGGCTGGTGTTTTTTGCGCTTGGTCTTGAAGATCCATTTTTGTGGGGCGCCTTTGCTGGCGTGATGAACTTTGCTCCCTATTTAGGGCCAGTGATTTCGATGGGCAGTTTCGCTTTTGTCGCCTACCTACAGCATGACTCAGTCAGCTTCATGGTAACCGTGGTATCGGCCTACCTATTGCTCAATTTAATCGAAAGCCAGTTTGTTACACCCACGCTGCTAGGCAAACGCTTTAACCTTAACCCTTTGGTTATCTTCATTTGGCTAGTCTTTTGGGGTTGGCTGTGGGGCGGAATGGGATTATTGATTGGTGTGCCGCTGTTAGTCAGCCTTAATATCTTAATGAGCCGTTTAGTGTTTTGCAGCACCAAGCAGGGCAATGTCAACTAG
- a CDS encoding FCD domain-containing protein produces MKQTETKRRYYEVGLQIEELLFSGVFKAGARLPSERELSERFDTSRATVREAIIMLELKGLVTVRQGAGIFFTETPDSTTNRHILPKSDIGPFELLQARQIIESNIAAFASTQIKFSELRELKQVLAMQESEINGNSDKFEQLDQQFHVLIAESTQNRVLINQAVDMWSHVRTANPLWNELNNQFLHEERLQTLWIDDHKKILLALQKRSPTEARNAVWQHIENSKQELLRLSNLENTDADTDDFFFAVEFDTDFAHPE; encoded by the coding sequence ATGAAGCAAACAGAAACAAAACGGCGCTATTATGAAGTTGGCCTTCAGATTGAAGAACTACTGTTTTCAGGTGTTTTTAAAGCTGGGGCCCGCTTACCATCAGAACGAGAGTTAAGCGAGCGTTTTGATACCAGTAGAGCAACAGTTCGCGAAGCTATCATCATGCTCGAATTAAAAGGACTTGTTACTGTTCGTCAAGGCGCCGGTATATTCTTTACCGAAACCCCGGATAGCACAACTAATCGCCATATACTCCCTAAAAGTGATATAGGCCCCTTCGAGTTATTACAAGCACGACAAATAATAGAGAGTAACATCGCGGCTTTCGCTTCTACACAAATTAAATTCAGCGAACTACGAGAGTTAAAACAAGTATTGGCTATGCAAGAAAGTGAAATAAATGGCAATAGCGATAAATTTGAACAGCTAGACCAACAATTTCATGTCTTAATAGCAGAATCAACCCAAAACAGAGTACTGATCAATCAAGCAGTGGATATGTGGAGCCATGTTCGTACAGCCAACCCTTTGTGGAATGAGTTGAATAACCAGTTCTTACACGAAGAAAGATTGCAAACTTTATGGATTGATGACCACAAAAAAATTCTATTAGCGCTACAAAAACGCTCCCCAACAGAAGCTCGCAACGCGGTGTGGCAACATATAGAAAACAGCAAACAAGAATTGTTGCGCCTATCTAACCTTGAAAATACCGATGCCGATACAGATGACTTCTTTTTCGCCGTGGAGTTTGATACAGACTTTGCGCACCCTGAATGA
- a CDS encoding lysozyme inhibitor LprI family protein, with amino-acid sequence MKRFSFVGVFFVCVFLFSFDAFSIDNPDAPNYLEQFESVAEKYELALSESDSKNIDLILEYAEYHAFLDEELNKAYSLLKNVLDEENFQQLKVSQLKWLEFRDSELQFVNENWNRVSFGSSYNLSRNAYKAELVKSRIIQLYQYAKNYN; translated from the coding sequence ATGAAAAGATTTAGTTTCGTAGGTGTTTTTTTTGTTTGCGTATTCTTGTTTTCATTTGATGCGTTTTCTATTGATAATCCGGACGCACCAAATTATTTAGAGCAGTTTGAAAGCGTGGCTGAAAAATATGAGTTAGCGTTGTCGGAGAGTGATAGTAAAAATATAGACCTTATTTTAGAATATGCAGAGTACCATGCTTTTCTTGATGAAGAATTAAACAAGGCTTATTCGTTATTAAAAAATGTTCTGGATGAAGAAAACTTCCAGCAGCTCAAGGTTTCCCAGCTGAAGTGGCTTGAATTCAGGGATTCAGAGTTGCAATTTGTCAATGAGAATTGGAATAGAGTCAGTTTTGGCAGCTCTTATAATCTTTCAAGAAATGCGTATAAGGCTGAGTTGGTTAAATCGCGTATTATCCAGTTATATCAATATGCTAAAAATTATAATTAA
- a CDS encoding DUF3316 domain-containing protein, with the protein MKNLTILAAGLLATASVFASPLTVSSSTTVNAGTFESKTAAYDAGFNLANSLQEMERSQLSQQLSLWAHTPPSNIEVTNPEVKVVEVANSPEDIQYRAVVNVDYRFKTIESN; encoded by the coding sequence ATGAAAAACTTAACTATTCTAGCCGCTGGCCTACTTGCAACTGCTTCTGTATTTGCTTCTCCACTCACCGTTAGCAGCAGCACTACTGTGAATGCGGGTACTTTTGAAAGCAAAACCGCTGCCTACGATGCCGGTTTTAACCTTGCAAACTCTCTACAAGAGATGGAGCGCAGCCAACTTAGCCAACAACTTTCTTTATGGGCTCACACTCCACCCAGCAACATTGAAGTGACCAATCCTGAAGTGAAAGTGGTAGAAGTAGCCAACAGCCCTGAAGACATTCAATACCGCGCAGTTGTGAACGTTGATTACCGCTTTAAAACTATTGAAAGCAACTAA
- a CDS encoding DUF2780 domain-containing protein, producing MCRYQSKIVVNLSLACLLLLSTFARAEGLGSLLDSASSLGVQGNQANSVSSELINSLTNQLGVSDSQASGGIAALVALANQQLSGEQSTLLADLIPSSTSSSLSSSLLNSISNMESVQQAFNALGMDNAMVAKFSSYILQYLSENDAASLVAPLQKNWS from the coding sequence ATGTGCCGTTATCAAAGTAAAATCGTAGTTAATTTAAGCCTAGCTTGTTTATTATTGTTGAGTACGTTCGCCCGAGCTGAAGGTTTAGGTTCATTGCTCGATAGCGCTTCATCTTTGGGAGTTCAGGGGAATCAAGCCAATAGTGTTAGCAGTGAGCTAATAAATAGCTTAACCAATCAATTAGGTGTTTCCGATAGTCAAGCTAGCGGTGGTATAGCAGCCTTAGTTGCACTAGCTAATCAGCAACTTAGCGGCGAGCAAAGCACTTTACTGGCTGATTTAATTCCCAGCTCGACTAGTAGCTCGTTAAGCTCATCGCTGCTGAATAGCATTAGTAATATGGAAAGCGTGCAGCAGGCCTTTAATGCTTTAGGCATGGATAACGCCATGGTGGCGAAGTTTTCTAGTTATATATTGCAATATCTCAGTGAAAATGATGCCGCTAGTTTAGTGGCTCCCTTGCAAAAAAATTGGTCGTAA
- the aldA gene encoding aldehyde dehydrogenase, translated as MSSITHKMYINGEWCEAVGKELIEVLSPTDESVVGYAAKAEREDAKRALEGAQTAQKDWQRLPAQVRAGYVAKLADLLEENTERFATLLTKEQGKLYKDALGEVKGSVGFFRYAVESARRIEGEIVTSENSDEQIWIQRVPYGVTVGLLAWNYPLALAARKLGNALVTGNTMVVMPPADTPLAVLLLGELVEKAGFPVGVVNIVSGEGATVGDELVRNPITKLVTLTGSSEVGSILYRSASENITALNLELGGKAPFIVLDDVDVDHVVELAIQSAFGNCGQICTSNERMYIQQGVFDEFMEKFVAKAKSLRVGDPMLETSDIGPKVNAREIDNLVGLVERAKQQGATIACGGSVPTGPQFEKGYWFEPTVIVDVDNNMEIMKKETFGPIVTAMPVKDLEHALELANDIDLGLSGYVFTHDVRKVMKAVNELEVGEIYVNRPNGELLNGFHTGFKRSGVGGEDGKHGLEGYLQKKTVYFNYG; from the coding sequence ATGAGCTCTATTACCCATAAGATGTATATTAACGGAGAATGGTGTGAAGCAGTAGGAAAGGAACTAATTGAAGTTCTTAGCCCTACAGACGAAAGTGTTGTTGGATATGCAGCTAAAGCTGAAAGAGAGGACGCTAAACGAGCCTTAGAAGGAGCTCAAACTGCGCAAAAAGACTGGCAGCGCTTGCCTGCTCAAGTTCGAGCCGGTTATGTGGCCAAGCTAGCAGATTTGTTAGAAGAAAATACTGAGCGTTTCGCGACGTTATTAACTAAAGAGCAAGGTAAGTTATATAAAGACGCTCTTGGTGAAGTTAAGGGGTCTGTAGGCTTTTTCCGTTACGCGGTCGAATCTGCTCGTCGAATTGAGGGAGAGATTGTTACAAGTGAAAATTCAGATGAACAGATTTGGATTCAACGTGTACCTTATGGTGTAACTGTTGGCCTGTTGGCGTGGAATTACCCGTTGGCATTGGCTGCTCGCAAGCTGGGGAATGCATTAGTTACTGGTAACACAATGGTAGTAATGCCTCCTGCAGATACGCCTTTAGCTGTTTTATTGTTGGGAGAACTAGTGGAAAAGGCTGGTTTCCCTGTGGGTGTAGTTAATATCGTTTCAGGAGAGGGGGCCACTGTTGGTGATGAATTGGTACGTAATCCCATTACAAAACTAGTTACCCTTACAGGAAGCTCTGAAGTAGGGTCAATTTTGTATCGTTCTGCTTCAGAGAATATCACCGCACTCAATCTAGAATTAGGAGGGAAAGCTCCATTTATAGTGTTGGATGATGTTGATGTAGATCATGTCGTTGAATTAGCTATTCAATCGGCTTTTGGTAATTGTGGTCAAATATGTACTTCGAATGAGCGAATGTATATTCAACAAGGCGTTTTCGATGAGTTCATGGAGAAGTTTGTCGCTAAAGCGAAGTCTCTTCGAGTCGGTGATCCGATGCTTGAGACTAGCGACATAGGTCCAAAAGTGAATGCCCGTGAAATTGATAATTTAGTTGGGCTTGTAGAAAGGGCTAAACAGCAAGGGGCCACTATAGCTTGCGGTGGCAGTGTGCCAACAGGGCCTCAATTTGAGAAAGGTTATTGGTTTGAGCCGACTGTGATCGTCGATGTTGATAACAATATGGAGATCATGAAGAAGGAAACTTTTGGTCCTATTGTTACAGCAATGCCAGTAAAAGATCTTGAACATGCATTAGAGCTGGCAAATGATATTGATTTGGGACTATCGGGTTACGTGTTTACTCATGATGTCAGGAAGGTGATGAAGGCCGTCAATGAGTTGGAAGTAGGTGAAATTTACGTTAATAGACCTAACGGTGAACTACTGAATGGATTTCATACCGGATTTAAGCGTAGTGGAGTCGGTGGTGAAGATGGTAAACATGGTCTTGAAGGCTACTTGCAGAAGAAGACAGTTTATTTCAACTATGGCTAA
- a CDS encoding DUF883 C-terminal domain-containing protein has protein sequence MRSLIKLDRAMQIKRIEGKAALEQCLLAKQTLKFSCKRYLQEHPWTSVGVSALLAIAVTKLGKASRVKSSISSMRLLLNGALDLNKWDINKQLSRASASQATSSAALSSETKAASSQYSESSAQ, from the coding sequence ATGCGTTCTCTAATCAAGCTAGACCGAGCCATGCAGATAAAACGCATTGAGGGTAAAGCGGCGCTTGAGCAATGCTTACTGGCTAAGCAAACCCTCAAGTTTAGCTGTAAACGGTATCTGCAAGAGCATCCTTGGACATCTGTTGGAGTGAGCGCCTTACTGGCAATAGCGGTGACTAAACTTGGCAAAGCTTCTCGGGTTAAGTCGTCAATCTCATCTATGCGCTTGCTGTTAAACGGAGCCTTAGATCTCAATAAATGGGATATCAACAAACAGCTCTCTAGAGCTTCAGCATCCCAAGCAACAAGCTCGGCTGCGCTCTCAAGTGAAACTAAGGCAGCTAGTTCTCAGTATTCCGAGTCTTCGGCGCAATAG
- a CDS encoding diacylglycerol kinase family protein, producing the protein MFIIKYYLLGALLTLITAIYIPQLIISLLLFWVSLSLALVSIAYLFDFPSIFRKSQDGKIVWWIRWAFIPFLLGAKIYNAWQRRHDSVPPIQQVGENLYLSRRLFPSDLEFLEAHDISCIVDVTAEFAGLESAMTDQQFHYLSIPVLDHKAPTLQRLRHAMNWIDSQIACGRSVVVHCALGRGRSVFVVAAYLLSKDPSLSVESVMQQINSVRSTARLNRLQLKTLQSIRDKELLTLEEPIWMVVNPSAGGGKWQQYEQQVIRYLTKKHRLNIHLTDEHTTATSLAQQAKQSGAKQLLVSGGDGTVTEVASQLVDTDITLGIIPLGTANALCHVLYGVGVKFSPVEKACETILAGHCQRIDTAACNQRLTLLVLGIGFERKMIEHADRADKDTFGQLAYLAGFFNAVISEDTHSLQVSMPEHMGNEAKWNEKTIDVHSFVVANIAPFSTMLAQGGGAPLPDDGQLHITYLDSLESLGGRLAALSDLTLTSIGAQEKSNRFQYTSTTQLTITADKPIDYVIDGELYCDSRLEITLCPRSLSVFVPA; encoded by the coding sequence ATGTTCATCATCAAATATTATCTGCTGGGCGCGCTACTCACGCTTATTACGGCTATTTACATTCCGCAACTGATCATTAGCCTACTGTTATTCTGGGTTTCGCTTTCCTTAGCCTTAGTCAGCATCGCTTACTTATTTGATTTTCCGTCTATTTTTAGGAAGAGCCAAGACGGTAAAATTGTTTGGTGGATCCGCTGGGCTTTTATTCCCTTCTTACTGGGGGCAAAAATCTACAATGCTTGGCAGAGGCGGCACGATAGTGTGCCTCCCATTCAGCAAGTTGGCGAAAATCTTTATCTTTCTCGTCGCCTGTTTCCCAGTGATTTAGAATTTCTCGAAGCTCACGATATCTCCTGCATTGTTGATGTCACGGCGGAGTTCGCTGGGCTAGAGAGCGCCATGACCGACCAACAATTCCACTACCTCTCTATTCCGGTATTGGATCATAAAGCGCCTACTTTACAACGCTTACGCCACGCCATGAATTGGATAGATAGCCAAATCGCTTGTGGCCGTTCGGTGGTAGTACATTGCGCCTTAGGTCGTGGTCGCTCGGTATTTGTGGTGGCGGCTTATTTGTTGAGTAAAGATCCATCGCTGTCGGTGGAATCGGTGATGCAGCAAATCAACAGTGTGCGCAGTACCGCTAGGCTCAACCGCTTGCAGCTCAAAACACTGCAATCGATCCGTGATAAAGAATTACTTACACTGGAAGAGCCCATCTGGATGGTGGTAAACCCTAGCGCCGGTGGAGGGAAATGGCAGCAATATGAACAACAGGTGATTCGCTATCTTACCAAAAAACATCGGCTAAACATTCACCTAACAGACGAGCACACCACCGCAACCAGTCTAGCTCAGCAAGCAAAACAAAGCGGGGCAAAGCAGCTCTTGGTATCTGGTGGCGACGGCACAGTCACAGAAGTCGCAAGCCAACTGGTCGATACCGACATCACACTTGGCATCATCCCCTTGGGCACAGCTAATGCCTTATGTCATGTTTTGTATGGCGTAGGTGTGAAGTTTTCGCCAGTTGAAAAGGCCTGCGAAACCATTCTTGCTGGACATTGCCAACGCATAGACACCGCAGCATGTAATCAACGTTTAACCCTGTTAGTTCTGGGTATTGGCTTTGAGCGGAAGATGATCGAACACGCCGACCGCGCAGATAAAGATACCTTTGGACAGCTAGCGTATTTGGCGGGATTTTTTAATGCCGTCATTTCCGAAGATACGCACAGCCTGCAAGTGAGCATGCCAGAGCACATGGGCAACGAAGCTAAATGGAATGAGAAGACCATAGATGTTCACAGTTTTGTGGTTGCCAACATCGCTCCTTTTAGCACCATGCTAGCCCAAGGCGGTGGCGCCCCGCTGCCAGATGATGGCCAGCTACACATTACCTATCTTGACAGCCTTGAGTCTCTTGGCGGACGACTCGCCGCCTTATCCGATTTAACCTTAACCAGCATAGGTGCTCAGGAGAAATCAAACCGATTTCAATACACCAGCACAACTCAGCTTACCATTACCGCCGATAAGCCCATCGACTACGTAATTGATGGCGAACTCTATTGCGACAGCCGTTTAGAAATAACGCTTTGCCCTCGCTCTTTAAGTGTTTTTGTGCCTGCTTAG
- a CDS encoding NADPH-dependent FMN reductase: MKIIGFAASSSSVSINKQLVTYAASQLKDCEIEILDLNDYELPLFSQDKEQQLGQPPLAQAFIDKIQSADGLLISFAEHNGSYTVAYKNLFDWASRINSKVYEDKALVLLSTSPGPGGAKSVLATAEGSMPFFGGTVKASLSVPSFYDNFDSEQGKLTNTELNAQLLSALELLQA, encoded by the coding sequence ATGAAAATAATTGGTTTCGCCGCAAGTAGCAGTAGTGTTTCTATCAATAAACAATTAGTGACTTATGCCGCCTCACAACTAAAGGATTGTGAAATCGAAATATTGGATTTGAATGACTACGAGCTGCCGCTGTTTAGCCAAGATAAGGAGCAGCAATTAGGTCAGCCGCCCTTGGCTCAAGCCTTTATTGATAAAATCCAATCGGCAGATGGCCTACTGATTTCCTTCGCCGAACATAATGGCTCTTACACCGTGGCCTATAAAAACTTGTTTGACTGGGCCTCGCGGATTAACTCAAAAGTTTATGAAGACAAAGCCTTGGTTCTATTGTCTACCTCCCCCGGCCCTGGCGGAGCGAAAAGTGTATTAGCTACCGCTGAAGGCTCAATGCCGTTTTTTGGTGGCACGGTTAAAGCAAGTCTATCGGTACCGAGCTTTTACGACAATTTCGATAGCGAGCAAGGCAAGTTAACTAATACCGAACTGAATGCTCAATTACTTAGCGCTTTAGAGCTATTACAAGCTTAA
- a CDS encoding YcbK family protein, producing the protein MLVTIELRSNTKTLAKELDVLRKELGKPIKINSAYRTPEHNHKVGGKKNSLHVQAKAADIVVSGMTPKDVHAKILDLIACKKMAEGGLGLYNTFVHYDVRGYKARW; encoded by the coding sequence TTGCTTGTCACGATAGAGCTAAGATCTAATACTAAGACATTAGCAAAGGAGCTTGATGTATTGCGCAAAGAGTTAGGAAAGCCGATAAAAATAAACAGCGCTTATAGAACTCCTGAACATAACCATAAAGTGGGTGGCAAGAAAAACAGTTTGCATGTGCAGGCTAAGGCTGCAGATATTGTTGTTTCTGGCATGACTCCAAAAGATGTACATGCAAAAATACTTGACTTAATTGCCTGCAAAAAAATGGCTGAAGGCGGTTTAGGCTTATATAACACATTCGTTCACTATGATGTACGTGGCTACAAGGCCCGATGGTAG
- a CDS encoding lysozyme produces the protein MTEAEADILFGDDLKPFINVVKSCIKVSVTQCQFDALVIFVFNVGIDGFKKSSVVKLINDPKANTSYVNLEGAWKAWNKSQGKVNKGLVNRRAAEWNMFSNNIYKGW, from the coding sequence ATCACAGAAGCTGAAGCTGACATTTTATTTGGGGATGATTTAAAACCATTTATTAATGTTGTAAAAAGTTGTATCAAAGTTTCTGTGACACAATGTCAGTTTGATGCGTTGGTTATTTTTGTATTTAATGTTGGAATTGACGGATTTAAGAAATCTAGTGTTGTTAAATTGATTAATGACCCCAAGGCGAACACTTCTTATGTCAATCTTGAGGGGGCATGGAAAGCTTGGAATAAGTCTCAGGGTAAAGTCAACAAAGGGCTTGTTAATCGTAGGGCCGCTGAGTGGAATATGTTTTCTAATAACATTTATAAAGGTTGGTGA
- a CDS encoding DUF3316 domain-containing protein, whose product MKNLTLLAAGLLATASVFASPLTVSSSTTVDAGTFQSKAAAYDAGFALADSLQAMNNAQLGKQLDVATYTPASNIKIAGRQVQVEEIAHSRDDIQYRAVVNVDYRFKTIESN is encoded by the coding sequence ATGAAAAACTTAACACTATTAGCCGCCGGCCTACTTGCAACGGCTTCTGTATTTGCTTCTCCACTTACCGTTAGCAGCAGTACCACTGTCGATGCTGGCACCTTCCAAAGCAAAGCAGCAGCCTATGATGCGGGTTTCGCCCTAGCCGATTCGCTACAAGCAATGAACAACGCACAACTAGGTAAACAACTTGACGTAGCGACTTACACACCCGCTAGCAACATCAAAATTGCCGGCCGTCAGGTTCAAGTAGAAGAGATTGCTCACAGCCGTGATGATATTCAATACCGCGCCGTTGTGAACGTGGACTACCGCTTCAAAACCATTGAAAGCAACTAA
- a CDS encoding PLP-dependent aminotransferase family protein has protein sequence MAKFRDLAEKVVNDIQTGKLIPGSTMLSLRQFALLHNISVSTAVNCYAELQSKGWLIARPQSGFIIADYPPACASPTWGTFSSQVAIPQSQVEQVAIAKGPLGISRLQLDKLSRQQLDRSMRRVMRHMADTLSDYPKPQGEPLLRQALACHFSKHGFPINSDELVITHGCMDAVKTALLVCTKPGDTVAMSSPCYNGLLELLSELSLRLIEIPSTADGIDLERLEHHLKRGEIQAGLFCTTHMNPQGITLTAEQKIKLAELAAQYQVPVIEDDVYYELPHHQQSSLPTAYYDTSGYVIWCGSISKTLAPSFRLGWCKPGQFLPLFIKRMLGVSMFIQHVVADFIDSGAYANHLRRARYQLSQNKLHYLNFLGQHLPEGSCITQPEGGLVLWLQIPGLDAPRLATAAQEAGLDIRIGPWFTASERYQDCLRLNIGYEPTEAIEHELLRVIKLIRLNCC, from the coding sequence ATGGCAAAATTTAGAGACCTAGCGGAAAAAGTCGTTAACGACATACAGACAGGCAAGCTCATTCCGGGAAGCACAATGCTGTCGTTGCGCCAGTTTGCTCTGCTGCACAATATTAGTGTTTCTACAGCGGTAAATTGTTATGCCGAGCTTCAGTCGAAGGGCTGGCTTATTGCTCGTCCTCAGTCGGGTTTTATTATTGCCGACTATCCGCCAGCTTGTGCTTCACCCACTTGGGGAACCTTTTCTAGTCAAGTTGCTATACCCCAAAGCCAAGTTGAGCAAGTAGCAATAGCCAAAGGACCCTTAGGTATTTCACGCCTGCAACTTGATAAACTCAGTCGCCAACAACTGGACCGCAGCATGCGACGAGTGATGAGGCATATGGCCGATACGCTTAGCGACTACCCAAAGCCGCAGGGGGAGCCGTTGTTACGGCAAGCGCTCGCTTGCCACTTTAGTAAACATGGGTTTCCTATAAATAGTGATGAGCTGGTGATTACCCATGGCTGTATGGACGCAGTAAAAACAGCATTATTGGTTTGCACCAAACCCGGCGATACGGTGGCAATGAGCTCGCCTTGTTATAACGGTTTGTTAGAGCTGTTGTCTGAGTTATCTCTGCGGCTGATAGAAATTCCCTCTACAGCAGACGGTATCGACCTTGAGAGGCTAGAGCATCACTTAAAGCGTGGGGAGATTCAGGCAGGGCTGTTCTGTACCACCCATATGAACCCGCAGGGCATTACCTTAACGGCAGAACAGAAGATAAAACTAGCGGAGCTGGCGGCGCAATACCAAGTACCGGTTATTGAAGACGATGTTTATTATGAGTTACCCCACCATCAACAAAGCTCATTACCCACGGCGTATTATGATACCAGTGGTTATGTTATATGGTGCGGCTCTATTTCTAAAACCTTAGCACCAAGTTTCCGCTTAGGTTGGTGTAAGCCCGGGCAATTCTTACCGTTGTTTATTAAACGTATGCTTGGCGTATCCATGTTTATTCAGCATGTGGTTGCCGATTTTATTGACTCGGGAGCCTATGCAAACCATTTGCGTCGTGCTCGCTATCAACTCAGCCAAAACAAGTTACATTATTTAAATTTTTTGGGGCAGCATTTGCCTGAAGGTAGTTGTATAACTCAACCAGAGGGGGGCTTGGTGCTTTGGCTGCAAATACCAGGCTTAGATGCACCTCGCTTAGCCACCGCCGCTCAAGAGGCAGGGCTAGACATACGTATTGGCCCTTGGTTTACCGCCTCAGAGCGTTATCAAGATTGTCTTCGACTAAATATTGGGTATGAGCCTACCGAGGCTATAGAACACGAGTTACTTCGAGTGATAAAACTGATCAGGCTAAATTGCTGCTAA